One genomic region from Chthonomonas calidirosea T49 encodes:
- the gspG gene encoding type II secretion system major pseudopilin GspG — MSQPAKKIRRAFTLIEILVVVVILAILAAIVVPNVISRIKDAKISAAIADIKAFDNAIDQYKLDMGTVPPSLDALITPPSPRGKWNGPYLKNIDHIPLDPWGHPYIYKVPGSDGREYDLYSAGPDGQPGTSDDIQDWNLKGQ; from the coding sequence ATGAGTCAACCAGCCAAAAAGATTCGGCGTGCCTTTACGCTCATCGAGATTCTCGTCGTGGTAGTGATTTTAGCGATCTTAGCAGCGATCGTGGTTCCAAACGTCATTAGTCGCATAAAAGACGCCAAGATCTCGGCGGCTATTGCCGATATCAAGGCCTTCGACAATGCGATTGACCAGTACAAACTGGATATGGGCACAGTGCCGCCAAGCTTGGATGCGCTAATCACACCGCCTAGCCCTCGTGGCAAGTGGAACGGGCCTTACCTGAAGAACATTGACCATATTCCGCTCGATCCGTGGGGTCATCCCTATATCTATAAAGTCCCAGGAAGCGATGGGCGTGAATATGATCTCTATTCTGCCGGGCCGGATGGTCAACCAGGGACATCTGATGACATTCAGGACTGGAATCTGAAAGGGCAGTAG
- the pilM gene encoding pilus assembly protein PilM, whose amino-acid sequence MRAQRSIVTIDLGVESIWVGEVASGASGEFGKQPHLLRHAQVALPAGVWENPTALTDALVETIRQALQQANISAKDVFACLPRHLAMLRPIQLPHVPPEELKGMVSFEAQQYILYPVDEAVLSYCLLEGRQIAADGAEVDCVLLAAMRKDLIEAVLPAFERLGLTLHDLTISSAALAQLGTDFPTGTALLFATSESMDLVVPDLQAFFTRGIALVGARGDEVAHADRVAEEVVRSLAAYQNEYRQRSIGNLYLLGGPTAFLELLRSRLLGSLDIAVEFYPWSAVLGQSDASTLAYARVIGLALQATSEPLLPINLIPAELAERRQRLIKQRLGFVGIGAAGIVIFLGTTWAIGAWQRHEQLQQETLEANVKLQKFEHDRLKPLQDATTKLTTVHQELQSGLDRSHPLLDILTALSQAMPSTPNIWLTQLSFTRNGVITLRGNAKKSSDAVALLLSLQRSKAFTDVQLSFMGDASQSSNGASLASTALPSNQPTRPSVNSQQSPSAPSPTSTNSGIGSSNSQRGVPAAPNGGMNGFRSGEQGGAFRRFGPNARPAGFNGRAQFGGEPSFQSGGAPGGPPQPTVQGQVPPQAPPLSGPSPNTPRGDDPPSLRTNETAAAPLKTLPSPLNPTPADAGTLTSFVITFRVNPAMTSLISQNVAEAAMRTQLVGGGGQSDAR is encoded by the coding sequence ATGCGGGCGCAGAGATCCATAGTAACTATAGACTTAGGAGTGGAGTCTATTTGGGTAGGAGAAGTTGCAAGCGGGGCGAGCGGTGAATTCGGAAAGCAGCCCCATCTCTTACGGCATGCCCAAGTAGCGTTGCCGGCTGGAGTTTGGGAGAACCCAACTGCACTCACCGATGCGCTGGTAGAGACTATACGTCAAGCCCTCCAGCAGGCCAACATCTCGGCGAAGGACGTCTTTGCCTGTTTACCGCGCCATCTCGCTATGCTGCGCCCCATTCAACTTCCTCATGTGCCGCCGGAAGAGCTAAAGGGCATGGTAAGCTTTGAAGCACAGCAATATATTCTGTATCCTGTAGATGAGGCAGTTTTAAGTTACTGTCTCTTAGAAGGGAGACAAATTGCTGCTGACGGCGCTGAAGTAGACTGCGTGCTTTTAGCTGCCATGCGTAAAGATCTTATTGAGGCAGTGCTGCCTGCCTTTGAGCGATTAGGGCTCACCTTACACGATCTGACCATCTCCTCTGCGGCTTTGGCACAACTTGGCACAGATTTCCCCACAGGAACGGCTCTCTTGTTTGCGACATCGGAGAGCATGGATTTGGTGGTTCCCGATCTGCAGGCTTTCTTTACTCGTGGCATTGCGTTGGTTGGAGCCCGGGGAGATGAGGTAGCTCATGCAGATCGCGTTGCCGAGGAGGTCGTGCGTTCGTTAGCGGCCTATCAGAACGAGTATCGGCAGCGAAGTATTGGAAATCTCTATCTTTTAGGTGGACCAACCGCTTTCCTCGAGTTATTACGCAGCCGTCTGCTTGGCAGCCTGGACATTGCGGTGGAGTTCTATCCCTGGAGCGCAGTGCTAGGACAGAGCGATGCCTCTACCCTGGCCTATGCACGTGTGATTGGTTTGGCACTTCAGGCCACATCGGAGCCGTTGTTGCCTATCAATCTTATTCCAGCTGAGCTTGCTGAACGCCGTCAGCGGCTGATAAAACAGAGGCTTGGGTTCGTAGGTATTGGTGCGGCAGGGATTGTGATCTTTTTGGGCACCACGTGGGCTATCGGCGCGTGGCAAAGGCACGAACAGCTTCAGCAGGAGACGTTAGAGGCTAATGTAAAACTTCAGAAGTTCGAGCACGATCGGCTGAAACCCTTGCAGGATGCCACAACGAAGCTGACGACAGTACATCAGGAGCTGCAATCTGGCTTGGATCGTTCCCACCCACTTCTGGACATATTAACTGCTCTTTCCCAGGCTATGCCCTCGACGCCAAACATTTGGCTTACGCAGCTTTCTTTCACGCGGAACGGGGTCATTACGTTGCGTGGAAACGCGAAAAAATCGTCGGATGCAGTAGCCCTACTGCTAAGTTTGCAGCGTTCTAAGGCGTTTACTGATGTACAGCTCAGTTTTATGGGGGATGCGAGCCAGAGCAGCAATGGCGCATCCTTAGCGAGTACAGCGCTACCGTCGAACCAACCGACTCGCCCATCGGTTAATTCGCAGCAGTCTCCAAGCGCTCCTTCACCGACCTCTACAAATTCAGGGATAGGCAGCTCAAATAGTCAAAGGGGGGTGCCTGCCGCGCCAAACGGAGGTATGAACGGTTTTCGTTCGGGTGAGCAAGGAGGGGCCTTCAGACGTTTTGGTCCGAATGCGAGGCCAGCAGGTTTTAATGGGCGGGCGCAGTTTGGAGGAGAACCTAGCTTCCAATCGGGTGGTGCGCCAGGAGGGCCTCCACAACCGACCGTTCAAGGACAAGTGCCTCCACAAGCCCCTCCATTAAGCGGTCCGTCTCCCAACACTCCACGTGGGGATGACCCTCCGTCGCTGCGGACTAACGAAACCGCCGCCGCGCCTCTAAAGACGTTGCCATCGCCGCTTAACCCGACTCCGGCAGATGCGGGCACACTGACAAGTTTTGTGATCACGTTTCGAGTGAATCCTGCTATGACATCGCTGATTTCTCAAAACGTGGCTGAAGCCGCCATGCGGACACAACTAGTGGGAGGAGGCGGACAAAGTGACGCTCGGTAA
- a CDS encoding pilus assembly FimT family protein, which produces MKKRGKRGFTLIELLTVILIIAIAAGIVVPAYDRFYAKRQFNEKVGEVESLFNEAHRQAIALDETVTVQWDPAHNAFLLLVPLQPPPTDTPVALQQDVTSQPMPQSQLVELGDDVRVLSFTPIQPSVTSGSLGGMTQVNFYGDGTCDGAQISLVSAQGYETDLLLQPATSQIESPNVSSETQGP; this is translated from the coding sequence TTGAAAAAAAGAGGTAAGAGAGGCTTTACGCTCATTGAACTGCTCACGGTGATCTTGATCATCGCGATTGCGGCAGGGATCGTCGTGCCAGCTTACGATAGGTTCTATGCCAAGCGACAGTTCAATGAAAAAGTAGGTGAGGTAGAGTCTCTCTTCAATGAGGCCCATCGCCAGGCTATAGCATTAGATGAGACGGTTACTGTGCAGTGGGATCCGGCACATAACGCCTTTCTATTGCTGGTTCCCCTGCAGCCGCCTCCTACCGACACACCGGTAGCTCTGCAACAAGATGTAACGTCCCAACCTATGCCTCAAAGTCAACTAGTGGAGCTAGGCGACGATGTGCGCGTGTTGAGCTTCACACCCATCCAACCCTCGGTAACGTCTGGCTCGCTCGGGGGGATGACGCAAGTGAACTTCTACGGTGATGGGACGTGTGACGGCGCGCAGATCAGTCTGGTAAGTGCGCAGGGATATGAGACCGATCTGCTGTTGCAGCCGGCAACAAGTCAGATCGAATCCCCCAACGTAAGCTCTGAGACCCAAGGACCGTAG
- a CDS encoding type IV pilus modification PilV family protein: MRVSHGFTLVEMIVATLLLAIGVTAALGAISASVQLASRAEHLQTAAMLAQEKLAELELQSASLSAGTQKGDFGPQYPDYRWTEEVDPTQYSDLFKVTVHIEWGDPNQPVGRDFVTYLRVQQQNGTSSSTTSSSGLTGQ; encoded by the coding sequence ATGCGAGTTTCTCATGGTTTCACCCTCGTGGAGATGATCGTTGCCACGCTGCTCCTCGCGATAGGGGTAACAGCGGCGTTAGGTGCCATCTCTGCAAGTGTACAGTTGGCGTCGAGAGCAGAACATCTGCAAACAGCAGCGATGCTTGCCCAGGAGAAGCTTGCCGAGCTGGAGCTGCAATCGGCTAGCCTCAGCGCTGGCACTCAAAAGGGAGATTTTGGCCCTCAATACCCCGACTATCGGTGGACAGAGGAGGTGGACCCAACGCAGTACTCCGATCTTTTCAAAGTGACGGTTCATATTGAGTGGGGCGATCCGAACCAACCGGTTGGGAGGGATTTTGTAACCTATCTGCGTGTTCAACAACAGAATGGAACCTCCTCTTCGACAACCTCATCAAGTGGGCTTACAGGGCAATGA
- a CDS encoding type II secretion system F family protein has translation MPEFTYEARDRSGRLTTGVINAQDLQDAAVKVRALGVYPTRILTGQQAANGAMAKKKEAKTAVPAASEGKKRIGRTQILLFTREMADLLDAGLPMDRAFSTLIEQMESEAIRPMLQSMQAEIRAGQPLSEALSKFPREFSTLYINMVRAGEVSGQLPEVMKRLADFMEKEQTRRSQIAAALTYPAVLITVAVGAVTFLLTFVVPKLSGIFHDMGSALPLPTVILLSLSGFIGRYWLGIAIGIVLALFLLRRWLRTETGKRRLDAFLLEMPLFGTLNRKVVASRLARTLGTLLAGGVPILEAMSITASALGNEVAAESVLKARGHVRQGETLHSALEKSGDFLPVVLHMTAVGEETGRLPSMLLRTAETLDFEVDNTMRRLTSLVEPLVVLLMGAFIGFIVLSILLPIFKANTLVK, from the coding sequence ATGCCAGAGTTTACGTATGAGGCACGCGACCGTAGTGGTCGCCTGACGACGGGGGTTATCAACGCGCAAGACCTTCAGGATGCTGCAGTGAAGGTACGGGCGTTGGGGGTCTATCCCACGCGCATACTAACCGGTCAACAAGCAGCGAACGGGGCGATGGCCAAGAAAAAAGAGGCTAAGACGGCCGTTCCTGCAGCATCTGAGGGCAAAAAACGCATTGGTCGCACTCAGATTCTGCTTTTTACACGGGAGATGGCCGACCTGCTTGACGCCGGTTTGCCGATGGATAGGGCTTTCTCCACGTTGATCGAGCAGATGGAGAGTGAGGCCATTCGCCCCATGCTGCAGTCTATGCAGGCTGAGATCCGTGCTGGCCAGCCCCTTTCTGAGGCGCTGAGCAAGTTTCCGCGAGAGTTTTCCACGCTATACATCAATATGGTGCGGGCTGGTGAGGTGTCTGGACAACTGCCCGAAGTGATGAAGCGCCTCGCCGATTTCATGGAGAAAGAGCAAACACGTCGTAGCCAAATTGCAGCGGCGCTCACCTATCCGGCTGTGTTAATCACGGTGGCTGTGGGCGCAGTAACCTTCTTGTTGACCTTCGTGGTACCTAAACTCTCAGGTATCTTTCACGATATGGGAAGCGCTTTGCCTCTGCCCACTGTCATTCTCCTGAGCCTCTCTGGCTTTATCGGGCGCTATTGGCTAGGCATCGCTATCGGGATTGTGTTGGCGCTCTTTCTCCTAAGACGCTGGCTGCGTACTGAGACAGGAAAGCGCCGACTGGATGCGTTTCTCTTGGAGATGCCTCTCTTCGGAACGTTGAATCGGAAGGTGGTTGCCTCGCGATTAGCGAGGACTTTGGGAACCCTGTTGGCAGGCGGTGTGCCGATTCTCGAGGCCATGAGTATTACGGCCTCGGCACTAGGCAATGAGGTAGCGGCCGAATCGGTGTTAAAAGCCCGTGGGCATGTGCGACAGGGTGAGACGCTGCACTCCGCTCTAGAAAAAAGTGGAGATTTTCTACCTGTTGTTCTGCACATGACGGCGGTAGGAGAGGAGACAGGAAGGCTGCCGAGCATGTTGCTTCGAACAGCGGAAACGCTGGACTTCGAGGTGGATAATACCATGCGGCGATTAACAAGTCTCGTAGAGCCGCTTGTCGTGTTGCTGATGGGCGCTTTCATTGGGTTCATCGTGCTCTCTATTCTCTTACCGATATTTAAAGCCAATACTCTCGTAAAATAG
- a CDS encoding helix-hairpin-helix domain-containing protein: protein MRAHRGQALIPVLLAMLLLVAVAVTLAARAHDQARASANFVEQVEDYYAAKGALNYAISSLEQTSNNGATYGVVQPDPSADQNGWWQIGDLWVKVMAVDTASRININQVDINTLEQLPVFAQNPNLAQAIIDWRTAVTTTNAAPTSDQSTQQGGSENYESLPTPYDNKGAPFDTIGELLLVQGMTPSILYGTVAGTPAAAGQTLGNTTTNSLSTSSSATTNRSAANRYGNMARTRQSLLGGGTTGGGTTGGTGANGTSNGTTGEDFSDIYQNSTLPLAQLFTTVSRELNVASDGTQRININTASEQDLEQQLNIPANIAQAIVSYRQGGGGAVGGNGGGVGGSGAASNAASHRQARPGGGGGGPRPGGAGGGPGGGPRPGGVGGGPGGAGGGPRPGGNAGGGGNPRPGGGPGGGGASGGGGQFTSIGDLLKVQGVTTALMQQIADKITVDNNTYRENVVDVNTAPPEVLAMVPGMSRDLLNAIVQYRQGGQAFQGLGDLFSLQVSNDELENAIGSLSTKGADYIIHILVRRQGSPRVYAVSALVEFTPNGPQVLQWREVQRAPGWYQWNAPPLLPLPSPSSGSTSGANMGTYNNGGQ, encoded by the coding sequence ATGAGAGCACATCGCGGACAGGCGCTTATTCCCGTTCTGCTAGCTATGTTGCTGCTGGTAGCCGTGGCTGTTACCCTTGCGGCACGCGCTCACGATCAGGCGCGGGCAAGCGCCAATTTCGTGGAGCAGGTTGAGGACTACTACGCGGCCAAAGGTGCTCTGAACTACGCTATTAGCTCCTTAGAGCAGACGAGCAACAATGGGGCGACTTACGGGGTGGTACAGCCTGATCCTTCGGCAGACCAAAACGGTTGGTGGCAGATAGGCGACTTGTGGGTGAAGGTAATGGCGGTAGATACCGCCTCACGCATCAACATCAATCAGGTTGACATCAATACGCTGGAGCAGCTACCGGTTTTTGCCCAAAACCCCAACTTGGCGCAGGCGATTATTGACTGGCGTACAGCCGTCACGACAACAAATGCTGCCCCGACAAGTGACCAAAGCACACAGCAAGGGGGCTCGGAAAACTACGAAAGTTTGCCCACTCCTTACGATAATAAGGGGGCTCCCTTCGATACCATTGGAGAGCTTCTACTGGTACAGGGAATGACCCCCTCTATTCTCTACGGCACCGTTGCAGGTACTCCGGCTGCTGCTGGACAGACCCTAGGTAATACCACCACAAACAGTCTAAGCACGAGCTCTAGCGCCACAACCAACCGAAGTGCTGCGAATCGCTACGGTAATATGGCAAGGACACGGCAGTCTCTGCTTGGGGGTGGCACGACGGGTGGAGGAACCACCGGTGGAACCGGCGCTAATGGGACAAGCAATGGGACAACTGGAGAGGATTTTAGCGATATTTATCAGAATAGCACGTTGCCGCTAGCTCAGCTTTTTACCACCGTTTCGCGTGAACTGAACGTGGCGTCTGATGGTACACAACGCATTAATATCAACACAGCATCTGAACAAGACCTTGAGCAGCAGCTAAACATCCCTGCCAATATTGCCCAAGCGATAGTCAGCTATCGGCAAGGAGGCGGTGGCGCTGTTGGAGGGAATGGAGGCGGTGTGGGCGGATCTGGGGCGGCGTCCAATGCTGCGAGCCATAGACAAGCTAGGCCTGGAGGAGGCGGTGGTGGCCCGCGTCCTGGAGGGGCAGGTGGAGGGCCTGGCGGCGGTCCACGTCCTGGAGGAGTAGGTGGAGGGCCTGGCGGCGCTGGTGGCGGCCCACGTCCGGGAGGTAACGCCGGTGGCGGGGGCAATCCTCGCCCCGGAGGAGGGCCTGGAGGTGGTGGAGCGAGTGGTGGAGGTGGGCAGTTCACCTCGATAGGTGATCTCTTAAAAGTACAGGGGGTAACCACCGCACTGATGCAGCAGATCGCCGATAAGATAACGGTAGATAATAATACCTATCGCGAAAATGTTGTGGATGTGAACACCGCTCCGCCTGAGGTTTTGGCCATGGTACCTGGTATGAGCCGCGATCTGTTGAATGCTATTGTGCAGTATCGCCAGGGCGGCCAGGCCTTTCAGGGGTTAGGAGACCTGTTTAGCTTGCAAGTAAGCAACGATGAGCTGGAGAACGCCATTGGCTCGCTATCAACCAAAGGAGCCGACTATATTATCCACATTCTTGTACGACGTCAGGGAAGCCCGAGAGTCTACGCGGTATCAGCGCTAGTGGAGTTTACGCCCAACGGACCTCAAGTGCTTCAGTGGCGCGAGGTGCAGAGGGCGCCGGGATGGTACCAGTGGAATGCACCGCCCTTATTACCGCTACCTTCGCCGAGTTCAGGCAGCACTTCCGGCGCAAATATGGGGACTTACAACAACGGAGGGCAGTAA
- a CDS encoding PulJ/GspJ family protein codes for MSVQRKGFTLIEALVALIIFGIITAALGVALSTSIRAELTLQNHQQDAEVARAVFHFLQKDLEAAFPAANSAASLFVGNGAPSSVQLPPSLLYLSTLTGRIQTTDPNLDPVLALNANLLPSNTNTLTANSWVPQWDCALVRYWLDTTTGELHRTVVNVPNLQLFAQTNSNVPDVIANHVISMQLQFWDPNQQTWRDSWDFEQPNWQQQMQQLTQQSAQGQSGQSQNATTTTNSATTGDMQLPSAVQITLVIQGSDGNPDTFITTIPIEAQQPLLPNTPMNSSSSSGSQNGSGMNGTNGMSSGGGQ; via the coding sequence ATGAGCGTGCAACGGAAAGGCTTTACCCTCATTGAGGCTCTTGTGGCCCTCATCATCTTCGGCATCATTACCGCCGCGTTAGGGGTGGCGCTGTCTACGTCTATTCGTGCCGAGCTCACCCTGCAGAACCATCAGCAAGATGCTGAGGTGGCACGCGCAGTGTTTCATTTCCTGCAGAAGGACTTGGAGGCGGCTTTTCCTGCCGCCAACAGTGCGGCCTCTCTGTTTGTTGGAAACGGCGCCCCGAGCTCGGTGCAGCTGCCGCCTAGTCTGCTCTATCTGAGCACCCTAACCGGAAGAATACAGACCACCGACCCCAATCTCGATCCGGTGTTGGCTCTGAATGCCAATCTATTGCCGAGCAATACGAACACCCTGACGGCAAACAGTTGGGTGCCTCAATGGGATTGCGCCCTGGTGCGCTACTGGTTAGATACCACTACCGGTGAGTTGCATCGAACGGTGGTGAATGTGCCTAACTTGCAGCTTTTTGCCCAGACGAACTCGAACGTACCGGATGTAATCGCGAATCACGTTATCTCTATGCAGCTACAGTTTTGGGACCCAAACCAACAGACTTGGCGTGACAGCTGGGATTTCGAGCAACCCAATTGGCAACAACAGATGCAGCAACTTACCCAGCAGAGTGCGCAAGGACAAAGCGGGCAGAGCCAGAATGCGACGACAACCACCAATAGCGCTACGACGGGGGATATGCAGCTGCCCTCAGCGGTGCAGATAACGTTGGTGATTCAAGGCTCTGACGGCAACCCAGATACGTTTATTACGACGATCCCCATCGAGGCACAACAACCACTCTTACCCAACACTCCGATGAACAGCAGTAGCTCATCTGGCTCGCAGAACGGCTCTGGCATGAACGGTACAAATGGGATGAGTTCGGGAGGAGGACAATGA
- the pilO gene encoding type 4a pilus biogenesis protein PilO codes for MTLGKRDKFLLVLLGLVVLLAAWLELTAPKPTNTGGISGKILPLEVAQRQYRADEASYRSLEDQQNNLQKNIEALAYDIPPDALMPRIIEQLEQSAAQSGVHLAEIRPLRPETTPSGQLMRVPVQVRFQAPFQPAVVKFLYAIEKPKGHLVVEKFDVGSRDTHQQVVSVTLQITAYTRAIASSAASSEGGEENDNGNQ; via the coding sequence GTGACGCTCGGTAAGCGAGATAAGTTCTTATTGGTGCTCTTGGGGCTAGTTGTGCTGCTTGCTGCCTGGTTGGAGCTTACTGCGCCAAAACCAACGAATACCGGTGGCATTTCGGGAAAGATTTTGCCGCTGGAAGTCGCGCAGCGTCAGTATAGGGCCGATGAGGCCTCGTATAGATCATTAGAAGATCAGCAAAATAACCTACAAAAAAATATTGAAGCGCTTGCCTACGATATTCCACCGGATGCCCTTATGCCCAGAATCATCGAACAGCTCGAACAGAGCGCCGCCCAATCGGGGGTGCATTTGGCGGAGATCAGGCCTTTAAGGCCAGAGACAACCCCTTCGGGTCAATTAATGCGTGTGCCGGTTCAAGTGCGCTTCCAAGCGCCTTTTCAGCCTGCTGTAGTGAAGTTTCTTTACGCTATTGAGAAACCGAAGGGACATCTGGTGGTTGAGAAGTTCGATGTCGGTTCAAGAGATACCCATCAGCAGGTGGTGTCCGTAACGTTACAGATCACCGCTTATACGCGCGCAATTGCAAGCTCGGCAGCATCGAGCGAAGGAGGAGAAGAAAATGATAACGGGAATCAATGA